In Oceanobacillus sp. FSL K6-2867, one DNA window encodes the following:
- a CDS encoding phosphatase PAP2 family protein has product MKLIIALTMILVIVLFFKHKYAEGLWFGGTILFCAAIAGKVLKKAFDRERPAFLQLIEKTNESFPSGHATGSTIFYGFIGLILVCIIAKIWLKLVVGFITLAWIGFILFTRVYLGAHFPTDVLAGFLFGMAAVFISIGTYITVQQPLKNSLRKLQLKNQSDAIIK; this is encoded by the coding sequence ATGAAGCTTATTATCGCCTTAACCATGATCCTCGTGATTGTTTTATTTTTTAAGCATAAGTATGCCGAAGGGCTTTGGTTTGGCGGCACCATACTCTTTTGTGCTGCAATCGCTGGAAAGGTTCTAAAAAAGGCTTTTGACCGGGAACGTCCCGCTTTTTTGCAGCTTATTGAAAAAACAAATGAAAGTTTTCCAAGTGGGCATGCCACAGGATCAACTATTTTTTATGGGTTTATCGGTCTAATACTTGTATGTATCATTGCTAAAATTTGGCTGAAACTTGTGGTTGGCTTTATCACACTGGCATGGATTGGTTTCATATTATTTACACGTGTTTACTTAGGAGCCCACTTCCCAACTGACGTTCTTGCTGGATTTCTATTTGGTATGGCTGCCGTATTTATATCAATCGGGACTTATATTACCGTTCAGCAACCGCTCAAAAACTCACTTCGTAAATTGCAGTTAAAGAATCAAAGCGACGCCATTATAAAATAA
- a CDS encoding MFS transporter → MLSITSFINKHHTITRIYWRLKLKNKYIILENQQSSKRTVWLLVFGIILIGSNLRAPLTSVGSLIPFIRDDLALTNAIAGSITTLPLIAFALLSPFVPKLANRLGMEWTIFLSMLVLTTGIIVRSLAADVNFLFIGTILIGIAIAFGNVLLPGFIKMNFPLKIGIMTGVYAVSMNIFGALGSGLSVPLAGVQGFGWSGALAVFASISFLAILVWIPQLLQSKISANSITVKKNGNHLWKSGLAWKITLYMGCQSFLFYTLITWLPDILRTIGYRSSAAGWMVFLMQFSVIPITFIIPIIAERLKNQIGLSIVTACLYATGILGLLIGHPSIVPISAILIGIASGSAFSLSMMFFTLRTSDGKQAAALSGMAQSFGYLLAASGPVLIGGIHDITNSWHIPLLLLVGVIGLLMLSGIGSGRQRTVDEKLKTSLQ, encoded by the coding sequence ATGTTAAGTATAACATCATTTATTAATAAGCACCATACTATAACCAGAATCTATTGGAGGTTAAAATTGAAGAACAAATATATTATATTAGAAAATCAACAATCATCTAAACGAACAGTTTGGCTGCTTGTCTTCGGTATTATTCTGATTGGTTCCAATTTAAGAGCACCACTAACATCTGTCGGGTCCCTCATCCCATTTATTCGGGATGATTTAGCATTAACCAATGCCATAGCAGGAAGTATTACTACTTTACCATTAATCGCATTTGCACTTCTTTCTCCCTTTGTACCAAAACTGGCAAATCGTCTTGGCATGGAATGGACGATTTTTCTTTCCATGCTTGTTCTAACTACAGGGATTATTGTACGTTCGTTAGCAGCAGATGTTAACTTTCTATTCATTGGAACAATCTTAATAGGAATAGCAATAGCTTTTGGTAATGTGTTACTACCAGGATTTATCAAAATGAATTTTCCTTTAAAAATCGGAATCATGACAGGTGTGTATGCTGTATCCATGAACATATTTGGTGCGTTGGGCTCTGGATTAAGTGTCCCTCTTGCTGGAGTTCAAGGTTTTGGCTGGTCTGGCGCTTTAGCAGTTTTCGCAAGTATTTCATTTTTAGCCATACTTGTTTGGATCCCACAGTTACTTCAAAGTAAAATTTCAGCTAACTCGATTACTGTAAAGAAAAATGGTAATCATTTATGGAAATCTGGTTTAGCCTGGAAGATTACACTATATATGGGATGTCAATCTTTTCTATTCTATACATTAATAACCTGGCTTCCTGATATATTACGAACAATTGGCTATCGTTCAAGTGCAGCAGGATGGATGGTTTTCTTGATGCAATTCTCTGTTATTCCTATCACCTTCATTATCCCGATTATTGCTGAGCGCTTGAAAAACCAAATCGGTCTTAGCATCGTAACCGCTTGTTTATATGCAACAGGCATACTTGGATTGTTAATCGGACATCCTTCTATCGTTCCTATTAGCGCTATCCTGATTGGTATTGCCTCTGGTAGTGCATTTAGTTTGTCAATGATGTTCTTTACACTAAGAACTTCGGATGGAAAACAGGCTGCAGCGTTATCCGGAATGGCTCAATCATTTGGTTACCTATTAGCGGCGTCGGGGCCAGTACTTATCGGAGGGATTCACGATATAACCAACAGCTGGCATATCCCATTACTATTATTAGTAGGTGTCATCGGATTACTGATGCTATCTGGAATTGGATCTGGCAGACAACGCACGGTTGATGAGAAGCTTAAAACATCTTTGCAATAA
- a CDS encoding aldo/keto reductase, which produces MTTSIPEIRLHDGMNVPAIGFGTYNLNGNPGVNAITSAIDIGYRLIDTAYNYENEGTVGEAVRRSSVPREELRITSKLPGRYHEYDKAVTTIQESLYRANLDYYDLYLIHWPNPIQDIYVEAWQALIDAKKWGLIRSIGVCNFLPEHIERLEKETGVKPSMNQIELHPFFNQEQQRKWHQDNHVQTQSWSPIARANDVLQNEVLQQIANNHNKTVSQVILRWHYQLDAIPIPKSGSTKRQLENISIFDFSLDETEMNLIGDLTRPDGRNKNQDPAVYEEF; this is translated from the coding sequence TTGACGACATCAATTCCAGAAATTAGGCTACATGACGGTATGAATGTGCCAGCAATTGGATTTGGTACATATAATCTAAATGGTAATCCAGGTGTAAATGCAATCACGAGTGCTATCGATATTGGCTATCGCTTAATCGATACAGCCTACAATTATGAAAATGAAGGAACAGTTGGAGAAGCGGTCAGACGCAGCTCTGTTCCGAGAGAAGAACTAAGAATAACATCCAAATTACCGGGAAGATATCATGAATATGATAAAGCTGTTACAACTATTCAGGAATCATTATACCGTGCAAATCTGGATTACTACGATTTATACCTTATCCATTGGCCAAACCCAATCCAAGATATCTATGTGGAAGCTTGGCAAGCATTAATTGATGCAAAGAAATGGGGACTCATTCGTTCTATCGGTGTTTGTAATTTCTTACCGGAACATATAGAGCGATTAGAAAAGGAAACCGGTGTAAAACCGAGTATGAACCAAATTGAATTGCATCCATTTTTCAACCAAGAACAACAACGAAAGTGGCATCAAGATAATCACGTTCAGACCCAATCTTGGAGTCCAATCGCTCGTGCAAATGATGTATTGCAAAATGAAGTACTCCAGCAAATTGCCAATAACCATAACAAAACAGTGTCACAAGTAATTTTACGATGGCATTATCAACTAGATGCAATTCCAATTCCGAAATCCGGCTCAACTAAAAGACAATTAGAAAACATATCAATTTTTGACTTCTCACTGGACGAAACAGAAATGAACCTCATCGGGGATTTAACCCGACCTGATGGCAGAAATAAAAATCAAGATCCAGCTGTATATGAAGAGTTTTAA
- a CDS encoding M20 family metallopeptidase, with protein sequence MLENIHQSIDELYPEMVEIRRYLHQYPELSFQETKTAKYIADRYKKLGIPYKTNVGGNGVVATLKGAKPGKTVALRADFDALPIQDEKDVAYKSKVPGVMHACGHDGHTATLLTLAKVMKKYQAELTGTIVFIHQHAEEYAPGGAKPMIEAGVLNEVDAVFGTHLWATVPLGVLQTSKKEFMAGADRFEIKIQGQGGHGAYPHETKDAIVLGAEVITQFQQIVSRRVDPLETAVLTTGIFQAGNAFNVIADQAELVGTVRYFNMNVQEQIINEMEKILKGICTSNDASYTFNYIKGYPPLINHSEGAEIVLEASKQIDEIHTAEEVLPVMGGEDFAYYMLEKPGAYFFTGANKEGNPYPHHHPKFDIDEKALPIAAKTLIGAYFEYQNS encoded by the coding sequence TTGTTAGAAAATATACATCAATCAATTGATGAGCTTTATCCGGAAATGGTAGAGATCAGAAGATACTTGCATCAATACCCTGAATTATCCTTTCAAGAAACAAAAACAGCGAAATACATAGCAGACCGTTATAAGAAGCTCGGAATTCCATATAAAACAAACGTTGGCGGAAATGGTGTAGTGGCAACATTAAAAGGTGCAAAGCCCGGTAAAACAGTTGCTTTAAGAGCCGATTTTGATGCATTGCCAATTCAGGATGAAAAAGATGTAGCCTATAAATCAAAGGTTCCTGGCGTCATGCATGCTTGTGGTCATGACGGTCATACGGCAACACTGCTAACACTTGCTAAAGTAATGAAAAAGTATCAAGCAGAGCTGACAGGGACAATTGTATTTATTCATCAGCATGCGGAAGAGTATGCACCAGGTGGGGCAAAACCAATGATTGAAGCCGGGGTGCTTAATGAAGTAGACGCAGTATTCGGAACTCATTTGTGGGCAACCGTTCCTCTAGGCGTGCTCCAAACTTCTAAGAAGGAATTTATGGCTGGGGCAGATCGATTTGAAATAAAGATTCAGGGACAGGGTGGACATGGTGCATACCCACATGAAACAAAGGATGCGATTGTTCTTGGAGCAGAAGTCATCACTCAATTTCAGCAAATCGTCAGCAGAAGAGTAGATCCATTAGAAACTGCCGTGTTAACGACTGGAATTTTCCAAGCAGGGAATGCATTTAATGTTATTGCAGATCAAGCTGAATTAGTTGGGACAGTACGCTATTTTAATATGAATGTTCAAGAACAAATTATCAATGAAATGGAAAAAATCCTTAAAGGTATTTGCACATCAAATGATGCATCTTATACCTTCAACTATATAAAAGGCTATCCACCATTAATCAATCATTCGGAAGGCGCTGAAATCGTGCTTGAAGCGAGCAAACAAATTGATGAAATTCATACAGCTGAAGAGGTTTTACCTGTAATGGGCGGAGAGGACTTTGCTTATTATATGCTGGAGAAACCTGGAGCATACTTCTTTACAGGTGCGAACAAAGAAGGAAATCCATATCCGCATCATCATCCGAAATTTGATATTGATGAGAAAGCTTTACCGATAGCTGCAAAGACATTGATCGGTGCTTATTTCGAATACCAAAATTCCTGA
- a CDS encoding ABC transporter permease: MFDSHEFYKKRFSSHLKETSRYLKYIFNGHMAFAILFFISASAYYYQQWLTDLPANFPTAVIIGSTFGLIASYSPVRTLLKEPDLVFLIVAETKMGAYFRNALIYSFVIQLYIILLFAAAFGPLYFATYPERAGNIYLLTLVLLLLFKVANLLANWWMLKVREPGIRSIDLLIRTILNGVTFYFIVNGDMLFAGITSILFVIVFLYDYYYSSKQSGLAWDLLVEKDQNRMQTFYRIANMFADVPHLKNRVKKRQWLVHLVNRGVPFETKHTYDYLFRISFIRSGDYLGMYVRLIIIGCLFIYFIPNLWVKVLFAILFLYLSTFQLMPLYQHHRTNMWLDLYPVELTYKKNAVLKIVYQLATIQTILFALLFILMQEYLGFVIVLGGGLLFTVLFVNGYMKPRLK; this comes from the coding sequence ATGTTTGATTCACATGAATTTTATAAAAAGCGGTTTTCTTCTCATTTAAAGGAGACAAGCCGTTATTTGAAATATATTTTTAATGGTCATATGGCATTTGCTATTCTATTCTTTATTTCTGCATCTGCTTATTATTACCAACAATGGTTAACGGATCTGCCAGCGAATTTCCCGACAGCAGTAATTATTGGGAGTACATTCGGTTTAATTGCAAGCTATAGCCCTGTCAGAACACTGCTGAAAGAACCTGATCTTGTGTTTCTTATTGTGGCGGAGACAAAGATGGGAGCTTATTTCCGTAATGCGCTGATTTATAGTTTTGTCATCCAGCTTTATATTATCCTGCTGTTCGCTGCGGCATTTGGACCGCTATATTTTGCTACTTATCCAGAAAGAGCAGGAAACATTTACTTGCTCACATTAGTTCTGCTCCTATTATTTAAAGTGGCAAATTTACTGGCAAATTGGTGGATGCTTAAAGTAAGGGAGCCAGGCATTCGTAGTATTGATCTCCTAATTCGCACAATCTTAAATGGAGTTACCTTTTATTTTATCGTAAATGGTGACATGCTGTTTGCAGGAATTACATCCATTTTATTTGTCATCGTTTTTCTCTATGATTATTACTATTCCAGTAAACAATCTGGGTTAGCTTGGGATTTACTTGTTGAAAAAGACCAAAATCGCATGCAGACATTTTATAGGATTGCCAATATGTTTGCCGATGTTCCGCATTTAAAAAACCGTGTGAAAAAAAGGCAATGGCTTGTTCATTTAGTCAATAGGGGAGTTCCTTTTGAAACGAAACATACGTATGACTACTTATTTCGAATTTCCTTTATTCGCAGCGGGGATTATTTAGGGATGTATGTACGTCTCATCATAATTGGATGTCTGTTCATTTATTTCATTCCGAATTTATGGGTGAAGGTGCTGTTTGCAATTTTATTTCTGTATTTAAGCACCTTCCAGCTGATGCCGCTTTATCAGCATCATCGGACAAATATGTGGCTTGATTTATACCCGGTGGAACTCACATATAAGAAAAATGCCGTTCTTAAAATTGTATATCAATTGGCTACTATCCAAACAATCCTATTCGCACTCCTGTTTATTTTAATGCAGGAATATTTAGGATTTGTTATTGTTCTTGGGGGAGGGCTGCTTTTTACAGTTCTCTTTGTAAATGGATACATGAAGCCGAGATTAAAGTAG
- a CDS encoding ABC transporter ATP-binding protein, which translates to MESLLHIDNLHGGYTHKNVLHGISFDVKPKEIVGLIGLNGAGKSTTIKHIIGLMQPKKGTVRVNGESYKDNPETYRNQMAYIPEMPILYDELTLYEHLRLTAMAYGIAEDVFEERLHPLLKEFRLEKKLNWFPVHFSKGMRQKVMIMCAFLIEPPLYIVDEPFVGLDPLGIQSYLQLMEGMKNNGSGVLMSTHILATAERYCDRFVILHDGVVRAIGTLEELRESFQMPDSTLDDLYVQLTKEEDSHV; encoded by the coding sequence ATGGAATCCTTATTACATATCGATAACCTTCATGGAGGGTATACACATAAAAATGTATTGCATGGTATTTCATTTGACGTTAAACCAAAGGAAATTGTAGGTTTAATTGGTTTAAATGGTGCTGGGAAAAGTACGACAATCAAGCATATTATTGGGCTAATGCAGCCGAAAAAAGGAACAGTCCGGGTGAATGGAGAGAGTTACAAGGATAATCCAGAAACATACCGCAATCAAATGGCATATATACCAGAGATGCCAATTTTATATGATGAATTAACACTTTATGAGCATCTGCGCCTAACGGCGATGGCATATGGAATTGCTGAGGACGTATTCGAGGAAAGGCTTCATCCGCTTTTAAAGGAATTTCGCCTAGAGAAAAAGCTGAACTGGTTCCCAGTCCATTTTTCAAAGGGGATGCGTCAAAAGGTCATGATTATGTGTGCGTTTTTAATTGAACCACCACTTTATATAGTTGACGAGCCTTTTGTAGGGTTGGATCCATTAGGTATTCAATCTTATCTGCAATTAATGGAAGGGATGAAAAATAATGGATCAGGTGTGTTAATGTCGACACATATTCTTGCTACTGCAGAGCGCTATTGTGATCGTTTTGTTATTTTGCATGATGGGGTTGTGCGTGCGATTGGAACACTGGAAGAATTACGTGAAAGCTTTCAGATGCCTGATTCGACGTTGGATGATTTGTATGTGCAATTAACGAAAGAAGAAGATAGCCATGTTTGA
- a CDS encoding HIT family protein yields MKHDDCIFCKIVTGELPSAKVYEDEHVYAFLDLSQVTKGHTLVIPKTHTKNIYETPPEIAKELFARVPIIANAIKKTYSPLGMNVLNNNEAPAEQSVFHLHLHLIPRYGEGDGYTPNWIVHTDEYTSEDLQNIAQEIQTAF; encoded by the coding sequence ATGAAACATGACGATTGTATTTTTTGCAAAATAGTTACTGGCGAACTTCCTTCTGCCAAAGTATATGAAGATGAGCATGTCTATGCATTCCTGGATTTAAGTCAGGTTACAAAGGGACATACACTTGTTATTCCAAAAACACATACAAAAAACATTTATGAAACACCTCCTGAGATTGCAAAGGAATTATTCGCTCGGGTTCCAATTATTGCCAATGCCATTAAAAAGACGTACAGCCCTTTAGGTATGAATGTTTTAAACAATAATGAAGCACCCGCAGAGCAATCTGTATTCCATCTCCACTTGCATCTGATTCCAAGGTATGGCGAAGGTGATGGCTATACGCCAAACTGGATTGTACATACGGATGAGTATACATCAGAAGATCTGCAAAATATTGCCCAGGAAATTCAAACAGCGTTTTAA
- a CDS encoding tryptophan transporter, which translates to MNTRILIILSLLVGIGAVLHAVVPPMLFGVKPDMLLSMMFLGILLFPKAKYVLILSIATGIISALTTSAPGGQIANIIDKPVTAFVFFALFLLIKNKVKITIGAPVLAAIGTIISGAIFLSVALFIVGLMEGGFLALFVGIVLPATVLNTIIMIVVYPIVQGIMRRSKPMTAA; encoded by the coding sequence ATGAATACGAGAATATTGATTATTTTATCCCTATTGGTAGGTATCGGTGCTGTTTTGCATGCAGTTGTTCCACCCATGCTTTTTGGTGTAAAGCCAGATATGCTGTTGTCGATGATGTTTCTGGGAATTTTACTATTTCCTAAAGCAAAATATGTTCTTATCCTATCCATTGCAACAGGCATCATATCCGCTTTAACAACATCCGCACCAGGAGGGCAAATTGCCAATATTATTGATAAACCTGTTACAGCCTTTGTATTTTTTGCTTTATTTTTACTTATTAAGAATAAAGTTAAAATTACAATTGGGGCACCTGTTTTAGCTGCAATTGGTACAATAATCAGTGGTGCTATCTTCCTTTCCGTTGCATTATTTATTGTTGGATTAATGGAAGGTGGATTCCTGGCATTGTTTGTTGGTATTGTATTACCTGCCACAGTATTAAACACCATCATCATGATTGTTGTTTATCCGATTGTACAGGGTATTATGAGACGGTCCAAACCAATGACAGCAGCTTAA
- a CDS encoding YtxH domain-containing protein, translating into MSKGKSFLLGLLVGGTVSAAVTLLSTPESGRDVRVRVRDQGLELKLLLNRLKVEGIRLQQQIKHTSKEGAVLIKDLTDEIRKSVEEWKDTVEPHQESIYQSLEQIETSLRDLENKVKNY; encoded by the coding sequence ATGTCTAAGGGAAAATCATTTTTACTAGGACTGCTTGTCGGGGGGACAGTTAGTGCAGCAGTTACATTATTAAGCACACCTGAATCAGGAAGGGATGTACGTGTTCGTGTAAGAGATCAGGGATTGGAATTAAAACTCCTCCTAAATCGACTAAAAGTAGAAGGTATACGACTACAGCAACAAATCAAACACACATCCAAAGAGGGTGCTGTCCTCATTAAAGACTTAACAGATGAAATCAGAAAATCTGTTGAAGAATGGAAAGACACAGTAGAACCCCATCAAGAGAGCATTTACCAATCCTTGGAACAGATTGAAACAAGTCTGAGAGACCTGGAAAACAAAGTCAAAAATTATTAA
- a CDS encoding DUF1878 family protein, with translation MGEFENTNDSSSFHIQLLSKIIDMNQYPVIKLIIEHNLTRKEYSEMMDMIEGLNETYELQKEEGLLDFTSLLIQFAGMLNEKLNPNETIEALKSEGCYPLLMSEFSKILEEYDRQHRRR, from the coding sequence TTGGGGGAATTTGAAAATACAAATGACAGCTCATCATTTCATATACAATTACTTTCCAAAATAATAGATATGAATCAATACCCCGTCATCAAATTGATTATTGAACATAATCTTACCCGCAAGGAATACAGCGAAATGATGGACATGATTGAAGGTTTGAACGAAACGTATGAGCTTCAAAAAGAAGAAGGCCTGTTAGATTTTACATCATTGCTTATTCAATTTGCTGGTATGCTGAATGAAAAGCTGAATCCAAACGAGACAATTGAAGCGCTAAAATCAGAAGGGTGCTATCCATTGCTTATGTCGGAGTTCAGTAAGATATTAGAGGAATATGACAGGCAGCATCGGAGAAGGTGA
- a CDS encoding peptidylprolyl isomerase, with product MKKLALAAIITAGTLTLAACTNNEADSEVVVESEAGDITKDDFYEKLKSRNGEAILEEMITIKVLENNYEVTDEDVKAEIKSMKDTYGDQYDSIIEQNFGSEDELREIIRISLLQEAAIAEDIEITEEDLKEEYNRQNTEIKAQHILVADEATANEVKQKLDDGEDFAELAKEYSTDGSAEDGGDLGYFSTGEMVPEFEEVAYSMKVDEISDPVQSQFGYHIIKVNDIRDKEESIGKFEDVKEDLRRELLTKRMDVTKVQEKMDSLIEDAKVDIKIDEFKDLLEKPKTDETQGTDEAKG from the coding sequence ATGAAGAAATTAGCCTTGGCTGCTATTATTACTGCTGGTACTCTCACGTTGGCAGCATGTACAAATAATGAAGCAGATTCTGAAGTGGTTGTGGAATCAGAAGCTGGAGATATTACAAAAGATGACTTTTATGAAAAATTAAAAAGCCGTAATGGAGAAGCTATCCTTGAAGAAATGATTACAATCAAGGTTCTTGAGAATAATTATGAAGTAACTGATGAAGACGTGAAAGCTGAGATTAAATCGATGAAAGATACATATGGTGATCAATATGATTCAATTATCGAGCAAAACTTTGGCAGTGAAGATGAACTGCGGGAAATTATTCGCATAAGCCTGCTGCAGGAAGCTGCAATTGCAGAAGATATAGAGATTACAGAAGAAGATCTTAAGGAAGAATATAATCGTCAAAACACTGAGATTAAAGCACAGCATATTCTTGTAGCTGATGAAGCTACAGCGAATGAAGTGAAACAAAAGCTGGATGATGGTGAAGATTTTGCTGAGTTAGCAAAAGAATATTCAACAGACGGTTCTGCTGAGGATGGCGGAGATCTTGGATACTTTTCAACCGGTGAAATGGTCCCTGAGTTTGAAGAAGTTGCTTACAGCATGAAGGTAGACGAAATCAGTGATCCAGTACAGTCACAATTCGGTTACCATATCATTAAAGTAAATGATATTCGTGATAAAGAAGAAAGCATCGGTAAATTTGAAGATGTAAAAGAAGACCTTCGTCGTGAATTACTAACGAAGCGAATGGATGTTACAAAAGTTCAAGAGAAAATGGATTCGCTAATTGAAGACGCAAAGGTCGATATTAAAATCGATGAATTTAAGGATCTTCTTGAAAAACCAAAAACAGATGAAACACAAGGAACAGATGAAGCAAAAGGATAA
- a CDS encoding sporulation YhaL family protein — protein MTEAIPIWVFAVIILIFLSGYMAFRAMLAERKLDQQFIEREGQIYMDRIHEDKLRRESEKGQQRSN, from the coding sequence ATGACTGAAGCAATTCCAATATGGGTATTTGCTGTAATTATTTTGATTTTCCTTAGCGGTTATATGGCATTCCGAGCAATGCTTGCAGAAAGGAAATTAGACCAGCAGTTTATTGAACGAGAAGGACAAATCTATATGGACCGTATTCATGAAGATAAGCTACGGCGTGAGTCAGAAAAAGGACAGCAACGCTCCAATTAA